A single region of the Drosophila takahashii strain IR98-3 E-12201 chromosome 2R, DtakHiC1v2, whole genome shotgun sequence genome encodes:
- the Vps51 gene encoding vacuolar protein sorting-associated protein 51 homolog: MAETKPHPFDMDSTSFDAEKYLERMLKDCSLKQIMDTEAAVVKDTQTLHSDMQTLVYENYNKFISATDTIRRMKDDFKQMETDVNLLMTKMQSITTFSEQITGTLQGTRSQLCRLSEKHSLLKRLQFLSTLPAKLKSLIEEQNYAQAVQDYLHAQKVFAQYGRQPSFDGIQRDCDAIMADLKEQLRQDFQRAGNTAQSLTEIGELLLQLDEKTSDLASEMLTCAGKRLHEQIVMLQDQTERDMLEFVDMGIDGFLNDLALVVTSYFDMFVAKHYEQERDDFQENALQELNVFLNQNIDKYLTLVQDRVESDIGYGDTQVMLRALDRLHRRLQAMRNICRGLEVKRNTVAIIISAAHQLCDAHAKNLKDHFADSLSAVRLSLVSAKSDAAAGLNLSDLISNLYVAMVEKIKGVLQDLLIFLRTDWSFNIKAEHKGTLCVEGIRENLLIGFLRHIAKVMCGFGDASSSSPPNLLLVLSKTCLELEQQGVHILIALVDDLYEIDSENSATLTHETEICAEMRETAQSLLDSYVRLQGTNISQMLRKSVETRDWLNCLEPRSVRAVMKRVVEELGSIEAVVASLYEAATNTASGFRTTASSDSSRKTYFSNFASTSKPQYRSNWSNYTPSQLESSYVSNIHRLFSERVEIFTSVEFTKASIVMGIIKIGLKTLLECVRLRTFSKYGLQQIQVDAHYLQMNLWRFVSDENLVNFLLDEILGSAVQRCLESVLMEPNAVEIICERG, translated from the exons ATGGCTGAAACTAAGCCCCATCCCTTCGACATGGACAGCACCAGTTTCGACGCGGAAAAGTATCTGGAGAGGATGCTGAAG GATTGCTCCTTGAAGCAAATTATGGACACGGAGGCGGCGGTGGTCAAGGACACCCAGACGCTGCATTCGGACATGCAGACTCTGGTGTACGAGAACTACAACAAATTCATCTCCGCCACGGACACGATTCGCCGGATGAAGGACGACTTCAAGCAGATGGAAACGGATGTGAACTTGCTAATGACCAAGATGCAGTCCATTACCACCTTCAGTGAGCAGATCACCGGCACCCTGCAGGGAACCCGATCGCAGCTCTGCCGCCTGTCCGAGAAGCATTCGCTGCTCAAGCGGCTTCAGTTCCTCTCCACACTGCCGGCCAAGCTTAAATCCCTGATCGAGGAGCAGAACTACGCCCAGGCTGTCCAGGATTACCTGCATGCCCAGAAGGTGTTTGCCCAATACGGCCGCCAGCCCTCCTTCGATGGCATCCAGCGAGATTGCGACGCAATCATGGCGGATCTCAAGGAGCAGTTGCGGCAGGACTTTCAGAGGGCGGGCAATACGGCCCAATCGTTGACGGAAATCGGGGAGCTGCTCCTGCAACTGGACGAAAAGACCTCGGATCTGGCCAGCGAGATGCTGACCTGTGCGGGCAAGCGGCTGCACGAGCAGATCGTCATGCTGCAGGATCAGACGGAGCGGGATATGCTGGAGTTCGTGGACATGGGCATCGATGGCTTCCTCAACGACCTGGCCCTCGTGGTGACCTCCTACTTCGACATGTTCGTGGCCAAGCACTACGAGCAGGAGCG TGACGACTTCCAGGAGAATGCCCTGCAGGAGCTGAATGTCTTCCTCAACCAGAACATCGACAAGTATCTGACGCTCGTCCAGGATCGCGTGGAGTCCGACATTGGTTACGGCGACACGCAGGTGATGCTGCGTGCTCTGGATCGACTTCATCGGCGCCTGCAGGCCATGCGCAACATTTGCCGCGGCTTGGAGGTCAAGCGCAACACCGTCGCCATCATTATATCGGCTGCCCACCAACTCTGCGATGCCCAcgccaaaaacttaaaggatcaCTTTGCCGACAGCCTGAGCGCGGTTCGTTTGTCGCTGGTTTCCGCCAAAAgcgatgctgctgctggtctCAATCTCAGCGATCTGATCAGCAATCTGTACGTGGCCATGGTGGAGAAGATCAAGGGCGTTCTGCAGGATTTGCTCATATTCCTGCGCACCGACTGGTCGTTCAACATCAAGGCGGAGCACAAGGGCACTCTGTGCGTGGAGGGCATAAGGGAGAACCTGCTGATTGGCTTTCTGCGCCACATTGCCAAGGTGATGTGCGGTTTCGGCGATGCTTCCAGCTCCAGTCCACCGAatctgctgctggtgctgtcCAAAACGTGTCTCGAACTGGAGCAGCAGGGCGTCCACATACTG ATTGCTTTGGTGGATGACCTGTACGAAATCGACTCGGAGAACAGTGCCACACTTACCCACGAAACGGAAATTTGTGCAGAGATGCGGGAAACGGCACAGTCACTCCTCGATTCGTATGTCCGCCTGCAGGGCACAAATATCTCGCAAATGCTGCGCAAGAGCGTCGAGACGAGGGATTGGCTGAACTGCCTGGAGCCTCGTTCAGTGCGGGCGGTGATGAAGCGCGTGGTGGAGGAGCTGGGCAGCATCGAGGCGGTGGTGGCTAGTCTCTACGAGGCCGCCACGAACACAGCCTCCGGATTCCGCACCACAGCCAGCAGTGATTCCAGCCGCAAAACGTACTTCAGCAACTTTGCTTCCACCTCCAAGCCACAATATCGATCCAATTGGTCGAACTACACGCCTTCGCAGCTGGAATCCAGCTACGTTTCTAACATACATCGCTTGTTTTCCGAGCGGGTGGAGATCTTCACTTCGGTGGAGTTCACCAAGGCCTCGATTGTGATGGGCATAATTAAAATCGGTCTTAAG ACCCTTTTGGAATGCGTAAGGCTGAGGACTTTTAGCAAATACGGACTGCAGCAGATTCAAGTAGATGCCCACTATCTGCAAATGAATCTCTGGCGGTTTGTTAGCGACGAAAA TCTGGTCAACTTCCTGCTGGACGAGATCCTTGGCTCGGCTGTCCAACGCTGCTTGGAGTCCGTCCTAATGGAGCCCAATGCTGTGGAAATTATTTGCGAACGCggttag
- the LOC108069045 gene encoding transcription factor grauzone, with the protein MICRLCLNSVDDSDTIRIFEDVGLSLNVANVLAKYFWFEPKSDDPISTVICSACWNQVNDFHQFYGAVERAHRLLTERFSLKSGQDQGKAEREEDLELQGEAEEGQDEDQEVELPGSDCDNASFTNEQFLSDVIAQQEEQSVSKPLEGEFLKESSAPEAGLKDLPIPTPTPVPTIPTEERRETRSTTKSKSHLATEPTLPAPPSPSPPQEKPKLAVTKSRGKRTSCKAEAAPQKTKRYADYKQCMLEIDAKISAHMRLTCDICHEGQETFLLLCKHMLQEHRRKGYAICCNKKFYKRSFLTDHIDRHADPEKFKCTQCDKRFADKQCLRNHELLKHHPEEEKTFMCEQCPKRYTKQYLLDQHRVIHKERNVVCDLCERRFPNQSLLCTHVKMAHGNYGTMCDICAQVIRGRAAFQRHQLEHAGVTEPKVQCDICGSWHKNKHSLKKHVRRHNGTAATCDLCGKISPNRSAMLSHQRYVHLTDRKHECSVCRKAFKKAITLKEHMTMHTGEVLYKCPHCPKTFNSNANLHTHRKKCHPKEFEEARQARTEKRKAVDEEAPGVLTIATGEDGDETHRILLANSDEDLKAETIEFTLCLSPDATD; encoded by the exons ATGATTTGCCGTCTGTGCCTAAACAGCGTCGACGATTCGGATACAATACGGATTTTCGAGGATGTTGGCCTTTCCCTAAATGTGGCCAATGTGCTGGCCAAATACTTTTGGTTTGAG CCAAAAAGCGATGATCCCATATCCACTGTGATTTGTTCGGCCTGCTGGAATCAGGTGAACGATTTCCACCAGTTCTATGGAGCGGTTGAGAGGGCACATCGCTTGCTCACTGAGAGGTTTTCGCTGAAATCTGGCCAGGATCAGGGGAAAGCAGAACGGGAAGAGGACTTGGAGCTCCAGGGGGAAGCGGAGGAGGGGCAGGATGAAGATCAGGAGGTGGAATTACCCGGCAGCGATTGCGACAATGCCTCCTTCACAAATGAACAGTTCCTTAGCGATGTCATTGcccagcaggaggagcagagTGTGTCCAAGCCACTAGAAGGAGAGTTCTTAAAAGAATCATCAGCACCAGAAGCGGGACTAAAGGATCTACCCATCCCCACACCCACTCCAGTACCCACTATACCCACAGAGGAACGTAGAGAAACGCGATCCACCACCAAAAGTAAATCCCATCTGGCAACCGAACCCACTCTCcctgctcctccttctccttctccccCGCAAGAGAAACCCAAACTGGCAGTGACCAAGTCCAGAGGCAAGAGAACTTCCTGCAAAGCAGAAGCAGCCCCACAGAAAACCAAGCGCTATGCGGACTACAAGCAGTGCATGCTGGAGATCGATGCCAAGATCTCTGCCCACATGCGACTCACCTGCGACATTTGCCACGAGGGCCAGGAGACCTTTCTGCTGCTCTGCAAGCACATGCTGCAGGAGCATCGTCGCAAGGGATATGCAATCTGCTGCAACAAGAAGTTCTACAAGCGATCCTTTCTCACCGATCACATCGATCGCCATGCCGATCCCGAGAAGTTTAA GTGCACCCAGTGCGACAAGCGGTTTGCGGACAAACAGTGCCTGAGGAACCACGAGCTGCTGAAACATCATCCGGAGGAGGAGAAGACCTTTATGTGCGAGCAGTGCCCGAAGAGATATACAAAGCAGTATCTGTTGGATCAGCATCGTGTTATCCACAAAGAGCGCAATGTGGTGTGCGATCTGTGCGAGAGGAG ATTTCCCAACCAATCGCTGCTTTGTACGCACGTCAAGATGGCGCACGGCAACTATGGCACCATGTGCGACATTTGCGCCCAGGTCATTCGCGGCAGAGCTGCTTTCCAGCGGCATCAGCTGGAGCACGCCGGTGTCACGGAGCCCAAGGTGCAGTGCGATATCTGCGGCTCGTGGCACAAGAACAAGCACAGTCTCAAGAAGCATGTGCGTCGTCATAATGGCACAGCCGCCACCTGCGATCTTTGCGGAAAGATTTCGCCCAATCGCAGCGCCATGTTGAGTCACCAGCGATATGTGCATCTCACGGACAGGAAGCACGAATGCAGCGTGTGCAGAAAGGCCTTCAAGAAGGCCATAACGTTGAAGGAACACATGACAATGCATACGGGCGAGGTGCTGTACAAATGTCCCCACTGCCCGAAGACCTTCAACTCGAATGCAAATCTGCACACGCACCGCAAGAAGTGTCATCCCAAGGAGTTCGAGGAGGCGCGGCAGGCACGCACCGAGAAGCGAAAAGCCGTCGATGAGGAGGCGCCCGGTGTCCTGACCATCGCAACGGGCGAGGATGGCGACGAAACGCACAGGATTCTGCTGGCGAACAGCGACGAGGATCTAAAGGCCGAAACCATCGAGTTCACCTTGTGCCTTAGTCCCGATGCCACAGATTGA